In Roseomonas fluvialis, one genomic interval encodes:
- a CDS encoding YciI family protein — translation MGYAIIAWDGPDPARRAASRDRHMAVLTRWAGDGRLALGMPIFTPDWRPAGSLMVLEVPDQAGLDAYLAEEPFAVDGVWDRWTVHPFRIAPLPYRPLPQPGDPVSATRTHTVIVAMDGTDAQAPARRQAVRAQHMARVAPLAEQGVVAMGGAILDAAGVMRGSIAVTRHATDAEAQAWIAEDPYATGGVWRDITLHGTRFAGLPYRPLPGA, via the coding sequence ATGGGCTACGCCATCATCGCCTGGGACGGGCCGGACCCGGCGCGCCGCGCAGCATCGCGCGACCGGCACATGGCGGTGCTCACGCGCTGGGCCGGGGACGGGCGCCTGGCGCTCGGCATGCCGATCTTCACGCCGGATTGGCGCCCGGCGGGATCATTGATGGTGCTCGAGGTGCCCGACCAGGCGGGGCTCGATGCGTACCTGGCGGAGGAACCCTTCGCCGTCGACGGCGTGTGGGATCGCTGGACCGTGCACCCCTTCCGCATCGCGCCGTTGCCCTACCGCCCCTTGCCTCAGCCGGGCGACCCGGTCTCCGCCACGCGCACCCATACCGTGATCGTGGCGATGGACGGCACCGACGCGCAGGCGCCGGCGCGCCGCCAGGCGGTGCGCGCGCAGCACATGGCGCGCGTCGCACCGCTTGCCGAACAGGGCGTAGTGGCGATGGGCGGCGCGATCCTGGACGCGGCGGGCGTGATGCGCGGATCGATTGCCGTGACGCGGCACGCCACCGACGCCGAGGCGCAGGCCTGGATCGCCGAGGATCCCTACGCGACCGGCGGCGTTTGGCGCGACATCACGCTGCACGGCACGCGCTTCGCGGGCCTGCCCTATCGGCCGCTGCCCGGCGCGTGA
- the phbB gene encoding acetoacetyl-CoA reductase, translating to MARVALVTGGQRGIGAAISEALQAAGRKVVASYAGNDAAAEAFTKRTGIPCYKFDVADYEACTNAMKQIEQEVGPVEILVNNAGITRDATMKRLSRDMWDAVIDTNLGSCYNMCKLAWDGMTAKKFGRIVNIGSVNGQAGQYGQVNYAAAKSGIHGFTKALAQEGARSQITVNAIAPGYVDTEMVRAVPPDVLEKIVARIPMGRLGRAYDIARGVLFLTADDADFITGSTLSINGGQHMY from the coding sequence ATGGCACGTGTCGCACTCGTCACCGGAGGCCAGCGCGGCATCGGTGCCGCCATCAGCGAGGCCCTGCAGGCCGCAGGGCGCAAGGTCGTCGCCTCCTACGCCGGCAACGATGCCGCCGCCGAGGCTTTCACCAAGCGCACCGGCATCCCCTGCTACAAGTTCGACGTGGCGGACTACGAGGCCTGCACCAACGCCATGAAGCAGATCGAGCAGGAAGTCGGTCCGGTCGAGATCCTGGTGAACAACGCCGGCATCACCCGCGACGCCACCATGAAGCGGCTGTCGCGCGACATGTGGGATGCGGTGATCGATACCAACCTCGGCTCCTGCTACAACATGTGCAAGCTGGCCTGGGATGGCATGACGGCGAAGAAGTTCGGGCGCATCGTCAACATCGGGTCAGTGAACGGGCAGGCGGGGCAGTATGGACAGGTGAACTACGCCGCCGCCAAGTCGGGCATCCATGGCTTCACCAAGGCGCTGGCGCAGGAAGGTGCCCGCAGCCAGATCACCGTGAACGCGATCGCGCCCGGCTACGTGGACACCGAGATGGTGCGCGCCGTGCCGCCCGACGTGCTCGAGAAGATCGTCGCGCGCATCCCGATGGGCCGCCTGGGCCGCGCCTACGACATCGCGCGCGGCGTGCTGTTCCTGACCGCCGACGATGCGGACTTCATCACCGGGTCGACCCTGTCGATCAATGGCGGGCAGCACATGTACTGA
- a CDS encoding Bug family tripartite tricarboxylate transporter substrate binding protein, translating to MRRRHLILAAPALLATPALAQPYPGPVRIIVPFATGGTTDIIARLIADEMGRRLSTTVIVENRPGAGATLGTGLVARAAPDGTTLLVSTISGMAVGNTLYRDRIQWDADRDFAHIATILGTPYLLLVNPTTSMNSVADFIAAAKSPRGVAYATSGIGSVPHLIGLRLAQAAGFELQHIPYRGGSQAATDAIAGTVPAVMDSLTAASAYIRAGSLRALAFTTRERIADFPQIPTFVESGFPDIIADGWAGIAAPAGTPRVLQERLAGAIREAMAAPQIARRYAETATLPGTLFLDDAQAFVRAEIAAWAPVVRASGATPG from the coding sequence ATGCGCCGCCGCCACCTGATCCTCGCCGCCCCGGCGCTGCTCGCCACGCCGGCGCTGGCGCAGCCCTATCCCGGGCCGGTGCGCATCATCGTGCCCTTCGCCACCGGGGGCACCACCGACATCATCGCGCGCCTGATCGCCGATGAGATGGGTCGCCGCCTGTCCACCACCGTGATCGTCGAGAACCGGCCCGGCGCGGGGGCTACGCTCGGCACCGGGCTGGTCGCGCGAGCGGCGCCCGACGGGACCACGCTGCTGGTGTCCACCATCTCCGGCATGGCGGTGGGCAATACGCTGTACCGCGACCGAATCCAGTGGGATGCCGACCGCGACTTCGCGCATATCGCGACCATCCTCGGCACGCCGTATCTGCTGCTGGTGAACCCGACCACGTCGATGAACTCGGTGGCTGACTTCATCGCCGCAGCAAAATCGCCGCGCGGCGTGGCCTATGCCACCAGCGGCATCGGGTCGGTGCCGCACCTGATCGGGCTGCGCCTGGCGCAGGCGGCGGGGTTCGAATTGCAGCACATTCCGTATCGCGGCGGGTCGCAGGCAGCGACCGATGCGATCGCGGGCACGGTGCCGGCGGTGATGGATAGCCTGACGGCGGCGTCGGCGTATATCCGCGCGGGGTCGCTGCGCGCGCTCGCCTTCACGACGCGGGAGCGCATCGCGGATTTCCCGCAGATACCGACCTTTGTCGAAAGCGGCTTCCCCGACATCATTGCCGATGGCTGGGCCGGCATCGCGGCCCCCGCGGGCACGCCGCGCGTGTTGCAGGAACGCCTGGCGGGCGCGATCCGCGAGGCGATGGCGGCACCGCAGATCGCGCGGCGCTATGCAGAGACGGCCACACTGCCGGGCACGCTGTTCCTCGATGACGCGCAGGCCTTCGTGCGTGCGGAGATCGCGGCCTGGGCGCCGGTGGTGCGCGCCTCGGGCGCGACGCCCGGATAA
- a CDS encoding undecaprenyl-diphosphate phosphatase has product MDFGSLFSALLMGIVEGLTEFLPISSTGHLILLGELIGFRGPPGKTFEISIQLGAILAVVVIYRQLILDLLRGMWRPGLERFYVTNLVLAFLPAAIIGATLHSTITGALFNPWVVCVALIVGGVAIIAIERARPEPTIRSVPEIGPLAAVLIGCGQALAMIPGTSRSGATIITALVIGVDRKTAAEFSFVLAIPTMLAATVYSLWKARADIDVSAFGQIGVGFLTAFVVAYFTVRAVLSVIGRIGFTPFGWYRIGLGLVMMAVLALR; this is encoded by the coding sequence ATGGATTTCGGCTCGCTTTTCTCCGCCCTGCTCATGGGCATCGTCGAGGGCCTCACCGAATTCCTGCCGATCTCCTCGACCGGCCACCTGATCCTGCTCGGCGAACTGATTGGATTCCGCGGGCCGCCGGGCAAGACCTTCGAGATCTCGATCCAGCTCGGTGCCATCCTCGCCGTGGTGGTGATCTACCGGCAGCTCATCCTCGACCTGCTGCGCGGCATGTGGCGGCCGGGGCTCGAACGCTTCTACGTGACGAACCTGGTGCTGGCCTTCCTGCCGGCGGCGATCATCGGCGCCACGCTGCATTCCACCATCACCGGCGCGCTGTTCAATCCCTGGGTGGTCTGCGTCGCGCTGATCGTGGGTGGCGTCGCCATCATCGCGATCGAGCGCGCGCGCCCCGAACCCACCATCCGCTCGGTGCCGGAGATCGGCCCGCTCGCCGCCGTGCTGATCGGCTGCGGCCAGGCGCTGGCGATGATCCCGGGCACGTCGCGATCGGGTGCCACCATCATCACCGCCCTGGTGATTGGCGTTGACCGCAAGACGGCGGCGGAATTCTCCTTCGTTCTCGCCATCCCGACCATGCTCGCGGCGACGGTGTATTCGCTGTGGAAGGCGCGCGCGGATATCGACGTGTCGGCCTTCGGGCAGATCGGCGTCGGTTTCCTCACGGCCTTCGTGGTCGCCTATTTCACTGTGCGCGCGGTGCTGTCGGTCATCGGTCGGATCGGCTTCACGCCCTTCGGCTGGTACCGGATCGGGCTTGGCCTGGTGATGATGGCGGTACTGGCGCTGCGCTGA
- a CDS encoding TRAP transporter substrate-binding protein, whose protein sequence is MNRRALMGAAAAAAPAALATPALAQTQTPEVRWRLTSSFPRNLDVLFGTAEGIARRVGQLTDGRFRITAFPGGEIAPPLAALDAVQSGAVECAHTAPYYYVGKEPGFAFFTAVPFGLNNRQFNAWWRHGGGKELGAELFREYNVVSFTAGDTGAQMGGWFRQEVPNLAALNGLKFRIAGFAGQVFQRLGAAPTQVAAADIYPSLERGTLDAVEFVGPHDDEKLGFVRVARFYYAPGFWEPGARLHLMVNQRAYDALPDTYKAALEVACMEADSEMLARYDFLNPQALRRLVAAGAQLRFFNRDILQAAWNAANAVYAETAERNPRFKKILEAYIPFRNEQYQWFRVAENSFDNFAFPAAAAR, encoded by the coding sequence ATGAACCGTCGCGCCCTGATGGGGGCCGCGGCCGCCGCCGCCCCCGCCGCCCTTGCTACGCCCGCGCTGGCGCAGACCCAGACGCCGGAGGTGCGCTGGCGCCTGACCTCATCCTTCCCGCGCAACCTCGATGTGCTGTTCGGCACGGCCGAGGGCATCGCGCGGCGCGTCGGGCAGCTGACCGACGGGCGCTTCCGCATCACCGCCTTCCCGGGCGGCGAGATCGCGCCGCCGCTCGCGGCACTCGATGCCGTGCAGTCGGGTGCGGTCGAATGCGCGCATACCGCGCCGTACTACTACGTGGGCAAGGAGCCGGGCTTCGCCTTCTTCACGGCGGTCCCGTTCGGCCTGAACAACCGGCAGTTCAACGCCTGGTGGCGGCATGGCGGCGGCAAGGAACTCGGCGCCGAGCTGTTCCGCGAATACAATGTGGTCAGCTTCACCGCGGGCGATACGGGCGCGCAGATGGGTGGCTGGTTCCGCCAGGAAGTGCCGAACCTGGCCGCGCTGAACGGTCTGAAGTTCCGCATCGCCGGCTTCGCGGGCCAGGTGTTCCAGCGCCTGGGCGCGGCACCGACGCAGGTCGCGGCGGCGGACATCTATCCCTCGCTCGAGCGCGGGACACTCGATGCGGTCGAGTTCGTTGGCCCGCATGACGACGAGAAGCTCGGCTTCGTGCGCGTGGCGCGCTTCTATTACGCGCCGGGCTTCTGGGAGCCGGGCGCGCGGCTGCACCTGATGGTGAACCAGCGCGCCTACGACGCGCTGCCCGACACCTACAAGGCCGCGCTCGAGGTCGCCTGCATGGAGGCCGATTCCGAGATGCTGGCGCGCTACGACTTCCTGAACCCGCAGGCGCTGCGCCGGCTGGTGGCGGCGGGTGCGCAGCTGCGCTTCTTCAACCGCGATATCCTGCAGGCGGCGTGGAACGCGGCGAATGCCGTCTATGCCGAGACGGCGGAGCGCAACCCGCGCTTCAAGAAGATCCTGGAGGCCTATATCCCGTTCCGGAACGAGCAGTACCAGTGGTTCCGCGTGGCGGAGAATTCCTTCGACAACTTCGCCTTTCCCGCGGCTGCCGCGCGGTAG
- a CDS encoding MFS transporter codes for MNPLLRPALPILIGVSVMLSLAMGIRQSLGLFMAPATQDLGMAVAEFTLAIAVQNLGWGFLTPFAGAATSRWGFRPVLMAGVVAYLAGLVVMALAQGALSMMIGAGLLIGLALACTASGMALAVASRPVPAALRSTALGMVSAAGSVGALIAAPVGQVLAEGWGWRAGVAGFLVLALAMLPAAWVAGRVDAVPIPALARGESPRMSVALKQAMTHVPFLVMAGAYFVCGLQLVFLTTHLPSYLALCGQDPMLSAKALGMIGGFNVLGSLFFGWAGGRWNKGALLGGIYLVRSLVLGLYFAWPPSEASTLVFAAIMGFLWLGVAPLVAGLVAEYFGLRFQAMIQGIAFMSHQLGSFLGAFGGGVLFDLHGDYVLAWQLGVGMGLTAGAIQVAYALRGRPPAPDPRPALA; via the coding sequence ATGAACCCGTTGCTGCGCCCCGCGCTGCCGATCCTGATCGGTGTTTCCGTCATGCTGTCGCTGGCCATGGGCATCCGGCAGAGCCTGGGACTGTTCATGGCGCCGGCGACCCAGGACCTCGGCATGGCGGTGGCGGAGTTCACGCTCGCCATCGCGGTGCAGAACCTGGGGTGGGGGTTCCTCACGCCCTTCGCCGGGGCGGCGACCTCGCGCTGGGGGTTCCGGCCGGTGCTGATGGCGGGCGTGGTGGCGTATCTCGCGGGGCTCGTGGTGATGGCGCTGGCGCAGGGCGCGCTGTCGATGATGATCGGCGCGGGCCTGTTGATCGGCCTGGCGCTGGCCTGCACCGCGAGCGGCATGGCGTTGGCCGTGGCGTCGCGGCCGGTACCGGCGGCGTTGCGGTCCACCGCGCTCGGCATGGTCTCGGCGGCGGGGTCGGTGGGCGCGCTGATCGCCGCGCCGGTCGGGCAGGTGCTGGCCGAGGGCTGGGGCTGGCGCGCCGGCGTGGCGGGCTTCCTGGTGCTGGCGCTGGCCATGCTGCCGGCGGCCTGGGTAGCCGGGCGCGTCGATGCCGTGCCGATCCCCGCCCTGGCGCGCGGCGAATCGCCGCGCATGTCGGTCGCGCTGAAGCAGGCCATGACGCATGTGCCCTTCCTGGTGATGGCCGGCGCATATTTCGTCTGCGGGCTGCAGCTGGTGTTCCTGACCACGCATCTGCCATCGTACCTGGCGCTCTGCGGGCAGGACCCGATGCTCTCGGCCAAGGCGCTGGGCATGATCGGTGGGTTCAACGTGCTCGGGTCGCTGTTCTTCGGCTGGGCCGGCGGGCGGTGGAACAAGGGGGCGCTGCTGGGCGGCATCTACCTGGTGCGGTCGCTGGTGCTGGGGCTGTACTTCGCCTGGCCGCCGAGCGAGGCCTCGACCCTGGTCTTCGCGGCCATCATGGGCTTCCTGTGGCTGGGCGTCGCACCACTGGTGGCGGGGCTGGTCGCCGAGTATTTCGGCCTGCGCTTCCAGGCGATGATCCAGGGCATCGCCTTCATGTCGCACCAGCTGGGGTCGTTCCTCGGCGCCTTCGGCGGTGGTGTGCTGTTCGACCTGCACGGGGACTACGTGCTGGCTTGGCAGCTCGGTGTGGGGATGGGGCTGACGGCGGGTGCAATCCAGGTGGCCTATGCGCTGCGGGGCCGGCCACCGGCGCCCGACCCGCGGCCTGCCCTGGCGTGA
- a CDS encoding DUF4149 domain-containing protein produces MTLLSAIAVLCTALLFGGMAFFAAVVAPVTFTRLPPEMAGRFVRGMFPVYYLWVLGTAAAGAVALMPLRVVDALVLAIIAGSTAWLRQGLMPRINALSDAAQAGDATAKAGFDRAHRLSVIVNVVQMVAAGGVLLRFA; encoded by the coding sequence ATGACGCTGCTCTCCGCCATCGCCGTCCTGTGTACCGCGCTGCTGTTCGGCGGCATGGCCTTCTTTGCCGCCGTGGTGGCGCCGGTGACCTTTACGCGGCTGCCGCCGGAGATGGCAGGCCGCTTCGTGCGCGGGATGTTCCCGGTCTACTACCTGTGGGTTCTGGGCACCGCCGCGGCGGGGGCGGTGGCGCTGATGCCGCTGCGGGTGGTCGATGCGCTGGTCCTCGCGATCATCGCGGGCAGCACCGCCTGGCTGCGGCAGGGGCTGATGCCGCGCATCAACGCGCTGTCGGATGCGGCGCAGGCCGGTGATGCCACTGCGAAGGCCGGGTTCGACAGGGCCCACCGCCTTTCGGTCATCGTGAACGTGGTGCAGATGGTGGCCGCTGGCGGCGTGTTGCTGCGCTTCGCCTGA
- a CDS encoding carboxymuconolactone decarboxylase family protein, which produces MRAQPKGETVMARVPDMTVDDLAEADRDLLKRNIALHRALTNSPNGARAFSGLGQFIRYGSKLDPRLRELAILQVGWLARSPYEWSHHVKIGFDFGVTEADIHALIAETEGRPSTLEPVAQLVLLAAREAYHGPGVSEPTFERLRAQFDNERLVDLVLVISFYCAVVRVLASLDIRVEPDYQPYLDRFPLPG; this is translated from the coding sequence ATGCGCGCACAACCGAAGGGAGAGACCGTCATGGCGCGCGTGCCGGACATGACCGTGGACGACCTGGCCGAGGCCGACCGCGACCTCTTGAAGCGCAACATCGCGCTGCACCGGGCGCTGACCAACAGCCCGAACGGCGCGCGTGCCTTCTCGGGGCTGGGGCAGTTCATCCGCTACGGGTCGAAGCTCGACCCGCGGCTGCGCGAACTGGCCATCCTGCAGGTCGGCTGGCTGGCGCGATCGCCCTATGAATGGTCGCACCATGTGAAGATCGGCTTCGACTTCGGCGTGACCGAGGCCGACATCCACGCGCTGATCGCCGAGACCGAAGGGCGGCCGTCGACGCTCGAGCCGGTGGCGCAGCTGGTGCTGCTGGCGGCGCGCGAGGCCTATCACGGCCCTGGCGTGAGCGAGCCCACGTTCGAACGCCTGCGCGCGCAGTTCGACAATGAGCGCCTGGTCGACCTGGTGCTGGTCATCAGCTTCTACTGCGCGGTGGTGCGCGTTCTGGCTTCTCTCGATATCCGGGTCGAGCCGGACTACCAGCCATACCTGGACCGTTTCCCGCTGCCGGGCTGA
- a CDS encoding Crp/Fnr family transcriptional regulator — MSARVGPLVRDGGPLLAVAAPETRARLLAQARPMVLPRGAAIFAQDVPAEYVHLLVQGSVGLSTIEEGGAATLVEILGPGDAFPLGAAMLRLPCPVSAATLAPSRIVSIPGAALRAEAVADAGLMQAAIEQMSRQWRLLADQVADLKTRDATQRTARFLARRLPRPHGPVELPEPRAAIAARLGMTPESLSRALHGLEAAGLLRLNGRRVDVPDRAALLRLAMPRGEHRVRPA, encoded by the coding sequence ATGTCGGCGCGCGTTGGGCCTCTCGTGAGGGATGGCGGCCCATTGCTGGCGGTTGCCGCGCCCGAGACGCGCGCCCGGCTGCTGGCGCAGGCGCGGCCGATGGTCTTGCCGCGCGGCGCCGCGATCTTCGCGCAGGATGTACCGGCGGAGTACGTGCACCTGCTCGTGCAGGGTTCGGTCGGGCTGAGCACGATCGAGGAGGGCGGCGCGGCGACGCTGGTCGAAATTCTGGGGCCGGGCGATGCGTTTCCGCTCGGCGCGGCAATGCTGCGGCTGCCCTGCCCGGTCTCGGCTGCGACGCTGGCGCCGTCGCGCATCGTAAGCATCCCGGGTGCCGCGCTCCGTGCCGAGGCCGTGGCCGATGCCGGGCTGATGCAGGCGGCGATCGAGCAGATGTCCCGGCAGTGGCGCCTGCTGGCGGACCAGGTGGCGGACCTCAAGACGCGTGACGCGACGCAGCGAACCGCGCGCTTCCTGGCGCGCCGGCTGCCGCGGCCGCACGGGCCGGTGGAACTGCCCGAACCGCGGGCGGCGATCGCGGCGCGGCTTGGCATGACGCCGGAGAGTCTCTCGCGCGCGCTGCATGGGCTGGAGGCGGCGGGGCTGCTGCGGCTGAACGGTCGGCGGGTCGACGTGCCCGACCGTGCGGCGCTATTGCGCCTGGCGATGCCGCGCGGCGAGCACCGCGTACGCCCGGCCTAG
- a CDS encoding ATP-binding cassette domain-containing protein, giving the protein MINPISISRLTYAYGEGELRRPVLRDIDLTVHAGEVVLLTGPSGSGKTTLLTLIGALRAMQEGSCRVLGRELMGAGEADRVRLRRSIGFIFQNHNLLGFLTARQNVAMALEIDAALPERERLARAGEMLRAVGLAGHEDKPPGKLSGGQRQRVAIARALVAGPGLVLADEPTAALDKVSGGEVAHLLRDMAKSRGTPILLVTHDPRILDIADRVVAMEDGRIVEAQAA; this is encoded by the coding sequence ATGATCAACCCCATCAGCATATCCCGCCTGACCTATGCGTATGGGGAGGGTGAACTGCGCCGGCCGGTGTTGCGGGACATCGACCTGACCGTGCATGCGGGCGAGGTGGTGTTGCTCACCGGTCCGTCGGGGTCGGGCAAGACGACGTTGCTCACCCTGATCGGCGCCTTGCGTGCGATGCAGGAGGGGTCCTGCCGTGTGTTGGGCCGCGAGTTGATGGGAGCGGGTGAGGCCGATCGCGTGCGGTTGCGGCGGTCGATCGGCTTCATTTTCCAGAACCACAACCTGCTGGGCTTCCTGACGGCGCGGCAGAATGTGGCGATGGCGCTCGAGATCGACGCGGCCTTGCCGGAGCGCGAGCGTTTGGCGCGTGCGGGCGAGATGCTACGCGCGGTCGGGCTGGCGGGGCACGAGGACAAGCCGCCGGGCAAACTTTCGGGCGGGCAGCGGCAGCGTGTGGCGATCGCGCGGGCGCTGGTGGCTGGACCGGGGCTGGTGCTGGCGGATGAGCCGACCGCGGCGCTCGACAAGGTCTCGGGCGGGGAGGTCGCGCATCTGCTGCGTGACATGGCGAAGTCGCGCGGTACGCCGATCCTGTTGGTCACCCATGATCCGCGCATCCTGGATATCGCCGACCGCGTGGTGGCGATGGAGGATGGGCGGATCGTCGAGGCGCAGGCGGCGTGA
- the devC gene encoding ABC transporter permease DevC — translation MNAIGGTTLLPWAPEKSGEAPNATPVSDAEHPAPPRGSPGLLPGLLLPTRLAWRQLRAERARLFSAMAGVMFAAVLVFMQLGFRSALFDSATALLANMRAELFLMNPLTTASFRPEPLPRVRAHQALALPEVAQAVPVYLAQSTWRNPEDGSRRAIQMIGFDTEAGAMEFEGLDAIGPALRQVDAVGFDDRSRPEFGPAARIFAERGPFEVQVGNRMVQVVGVVSIGPSFGADGNLVMSEVNFRRMVRERQASNTDLVAIRLQPGTDVAAAQQRLREILPPDVVVLTHAQLVAHERNYWETATPIGFIFAFGSVMGLIVGMVIVYQILFSDIANHLREYATLKAIGYSNFYLARVVMAAALILAVIGFIPGAALCVWLYDVVAGATFLPLAMTAERAILVFGLIFTMCAAAGLLAMRKLRDASPADMF, via the coding sequence ATGAACGCCATCGGCGGCACCACCCTCCTGCCCTGGGCGCCCGAGAAATCGGGCGAGGCGCCGAACGCGACCCCGGTGTCCGACGCCGAGCACCCGGCCCCGCCGCGCGGCAGCCCCGGCCTGCTGCCCGGCCTGCTGCTGCCCACGCGGCTCGCGTGGCGGCAGCTGCGGGCCGAACGGGCGCGCCTGTTCTCGGCCATGGCGGGCGTGATGTTCGCGGCGGTGCTGGTGTTCATGCAGCTCGGCTTCCGGTCCGCACTGTTCGACAGCGCCACCGCGCTGCTGGCGAACATGCGCGCCGAACTGTTCCTGATGAACCCGCTGACCACCGCATCCTTCCGGCCCGAACCGCTGCCGCGGGTGCGCGCGCACCAGGCGCTGGCCTTGCCGGAAGTGGCGCAGGCGGTGCCCGTGTACCTCGCGCAATCCACCTGGCGGAACCCCGAGGACGGATCGCGCCGCGCCATCCAGATGATCGGCTTCGACACCGAGGCCGGCGCGATGGAATTCGAAGGCCTGGACGCCATCGGCCCCGCGCTGCGGCAGGTGGACGCGGTTGGCTTCGATGATCGCTCACGCCCCGAATTCGGCCCCGCGGCGCGCATCTTCGCCGAACGCGGACCCTTCGAGGTGCAGGTCGGAAACCGCATGGTCCAGGTGGTGGGCGTGGTTTCCATCGGCCCATCCTTCGGCGCCGACGGAAACCTCGTGATGAGCGAAGTGAACTTCCGCCGGATGGTGCGCGAACGCCAGGCATCGAACACCGACCTGGTCGCAATCCGCCTGCAGCCCGGCACCGACGTGGCCGCCGCACAGCAACGCCTGCGCGAGATCCTGCCGCCCGACGTCGTGGTGCTCACGCACGCACAGCTGGTCGCGCACGAACGCAACTACTGGGAAACCGCCACCCCCATCGGCTTCATCTTCGCCTTCGGATCGGTGATGGGCCTGATCGTGGGCATGGTGATCGTCTACCAGATCCTGTTCAGCGACATCGCCAACCACCTGCGCGAATACGCGACGCTGAAGGCGATCGGCTATTCCAACTTCTACCTCGCGCGCGTGGTCATGGCTGCCGCGCTGATCCTCGCCGTGATCGGCTTCATCCCCGGCGCCGCCCTGTGCGTGTGGCTCTACGACGTGGTCGCCGGCGCCACCTTCCTGCCCCTGGCGATGACAGCCGAACGCGCCATCCTCGTGTTCGGCCTGATCTTCACGATGTGCGCCGCGGCCGGCCTGCTGGCCATGCGCAAACTCCGCGACGCAAGTCCGGCGGATATGTTCTGA
- a CDS encoding efflux RND transporter periplasmic adaptor subunit — protein MTRRARILSGVLAVVAAGGAWVWLSQSPGPSAATPVAAAPSAPIGVGALGRVEPASRIRRLNQPGGMAVTRLDRLLVAEGDEVTEGQLLAEFADATQKDAAVAQALAAVAEYRASLDRIRAAGRPSEVAAQRARIAALAAQLDLAEREAERAERLLPTGAGAVAAADRARATAVRLAAERAQAEADLDSLLSSRPEDIALAEARMAAAQAALAKAQADAELSRVRAPFAGTILRIIARPGDQVGSDGLLEIGDLSRMDIVADVYETDLARLRIGAPAEVVVPGEAQRFNATLRGIGWTVRRTTQGNTDPVAAVDSRTVEVRLTLDEAGAAALRRRSNMQVQVAIRP, from the coding sequence GTGACGCGCCGCGCACGCATCCTGTCGGGCGTGCTGGCCGTGGTTGCGGCGGGTGGCGCCTGGGTCTGGCTGAGCCAGTCGCCGGGGCCGAGTGCTGCGACGCCTGTCGCCGCCGCACCCTCTGCGCCGATCGGCGTCGGCGCTCTCGGGCGCGTCGAACCCGCCTCGCGCATCCGGCGGCTCAACCAGCCGGGCGGCATGGCGGTGACGCGGCTCGACCGGCTGCTGGTGGCCGAGGGCGACGAGGTGACCGAGGGCCAGTTGCTCGCCGAATTCGCCGATGCCACGCAGAAGGACGCGGCGGTGGCGCAAGCCCTGGCGGCGGTGGCGGAATATCGCGCCAGCCTCGATCGGATCCGCGCCGCCGGCCGGCCCTCCGAGGTCGCGGCGCAGCGTGCGCGCATCGCGGCGCTGGCCGCGCAGCTCGACCTCGCCGAGCGCGAGGCCGAACGCGCCGAACGCCTGCTGCCGACCGGCGCCGGCGCGGTCGCGGCCGCCGACCGTGCACGCGCCACCGCGGTGCGCCTCGCGGCCGAACGCGCGCAGGCCGAGGCGGATCTCGACAGCCTGCTGTCCTCGCGGCCCGAGGACATCGCATTGGCCGAGGCCCGCATGGCCGCCGCGCAGGCGGCCTTGGCCAAGGCGCAGGCGGATGCGGAACTCTCGCGCGTACGGGCCCCCTTCGCCGGCACCATCCTGCGCATCATCGCGCGGCCGGGCGACCAGGTGGGCAGCGACGGGCTGCTCGAGATCGGCGACCTCAGCCGCATGGATATCGTGGCCGACGTCTACGAGACCGACCTTGCCCGGCTGCGCATCGGCGCGCCCGCCGAAGTCGTGGTCCCGGGCGAGGCGCAGCGCTTCAACGCGACCCTGCGCGGCATCGGCTGGACGGTGCGGCGCACCACGCAGGGCAACACCGATCCCGTCGCGGCCGTGGACAGCCGCACGGTCGAGGTGCGCCTCACGCTCGACGAGGCCGGCGCGGCGGCGCTGCGGCGGCGGTCCAACATGCAGGTCCAGGTGGCGATCCGGCCATGA